The Avibacterium sp. 20-132 genome segment GTTTAACTAGTGAGCTGTCTGCCGCAGAGGCTTATCGCTATGAGGTAAGAAATAAAGGGAGAATGTTTTCCCCAAGCATTAGCCTACAAAGTGATGATGGGCGTCTGCAATGGGTTGGGCAATATACCTACGATTATCAATGGCGTATTCCAGATCGCAATCCGGCTAAATCTGTTTATGATGAAATGGGAATAGGCTATCGAAATAGCTTTTTCCGTGATGGGGATTATGTCGATGATAAATTGCAAGTTTGGCGTTCGGATCTCAAATATTTTATTAATGATCAGTGGCTAGTAAATTGGCAGCTTGCTTATCGTCAAGCAGATCAGGATTTTGATCATTATTTTGCAGGAACTTATTCGGCAACAGATAAAAAATTAAAGCAAAGCTATGCATGGCAAAAAACACGGAATAAAACATTCACCAATAATGTTACCTTTAATGGTGAATTTGATATGGCTAGTCTTAAACATAAACTAACAATTGGGCTAGATTATAGTCAGGAAGAACGCCACCCTATTTTGGCTGTTTTGCGCAATCAAGAAATTGATCCTTTTCTCAGCCGACATCAATGGCCGGCTCGTCAGCACCCAAACGCTACGGTAGATAATCGCCATAAAGCGTATAGTACAGGTATTTTTGTACAGGATTTAATTTTATTAACCGATAACTTAAAAGTGCTACTAGGCGGGCGTTACGATTTTTATCGTTTTAACTCTATAAATATTAAGCAAGAACGCCGTGATACAAAAGGGCATTCTTTCAGCCCGAATGTAGGCGTTGTATGGGAGGTTACACCAGAACATACGCTTTACGCATCGTTTAATCGCAGTTTCTCACCTTATGGAGGGCGTGGTTATTTAGGGATTAGCACGGATCAAAAAGACGTATTTAATGCCTCACCAGAATATAATCAACAATATGAGGTGGGCATTAAGAGCGATTGGTTTGATAAAACCTTAAGTACAACCTTATCTGCTTATCAATTAGAACGCCGTAATATTCGTTATCGTCCTAATAAAGATGTTCTTGATGTTTGGGCTGTGCGTGGAAAAGATCAATCTAAAGGTGTGGAATTAAGCCTATTAGGGCAGCTTGCACCGAAATGGTATATCCGTTCTTCAGTAGGCTGGATGGTAGCAAAAATTAAGGAAGATAAACAACATCCGCAAAATAACAACCGCACTTTGAATAATACCGGCAATTTCACAAGTAACCTATTTGTGCGTTATGTGCCAACAGAAAAATTCTATTTAGAAACAGGGATAACGCACTTAGGAAAACGCTATTATTTCAATAACAATAAACAAACTATTCTACCAAGTTTTACTCGTGTTGATGCGATGGTGGGGTATAATTTGAATCCTGTCAATATTACCTTGGCTGTGTCGAATTTATTTAATAAAGCTTATTGGCGTTCCGATGCAATGCCCGGTAATCCGCGTTCTTTTAATTTACGTTTGACTTATACCTTTTAATTAATCAAATCAATGCGGTGCTGGTGGCTCACCGCATTATGTTTAGAGAATAATTGTTTTATTTTTATAAACAAAAATCCGATCTTGTAAGGCAAGCTCTAAGGCTTTGGTGAGGACAGTTTTTTCTACATCACGTCCTGCGTGCATCATTGCTTCGGCGCTGTATGTATGATCCACGTTAATGACATTTTGCATAATAATTGGACCTTCATCTAATTCATTATTGATGAAATGCGCGGTTGCACCAATGATTTTTACGCCACGCGCATAAGCTTGATGATAAGGTCTTGCGCCAATAAATGCTGGCAAGAAAGAGTGGTGGATATTAATCACTCGGTTTGGATAACGGGCAACAAATTCAGGGTTTAATACCCGCATATATTTCGCTAACACAATATAATCTGGCGAATATTGATCGATTTTTTCCGCTAATAATTTATCGTGTTCAACGCGTGTTAATCCTTCGTGGCTAATACAATGGAAAGGAATATCAAAACGTTCTACTAAACATTTTAAGTTATCGTGATTGCCAATTACAGCAGCAATTTCAACATCTAAACCACCGTAGTAATTTTTCATTAAAAGATCGCCAAGACAATGGGCTTCTTTGGTCACTAAAATAACAATACGTTTTCTTTTTTTACTTATTAATTGACAATTTGTTCCCGCTGGCAGATTAAAGGTTAAATCGGCAAGCAAGGTTTCATCATTGAAAATACCTTCCAATTCGGTACGCATAAAGAAATGTTTTGTTTCAAAATCCACAAACTCATTGTTATGAATAATGTTGAGTTGATGTTTATAACAAATATTGGTTATTTTTGAAATAAGCCCTTTATCATCAGGGCAATCAGTTAGCAGAATTTTATTTTCTCGCATAATCATAATATTGTATGGGATCAGGTTTTTGAGATGAAAAAAAAAGTAAAGCCAATAAGCTTTACTTTTTTATAAATTAAAGTTCAAAATCAGATAATGATTTTCCAGCATCTAAGGCACGTTGAATAATAGAAGGTGTTCTGCCTTGACCCGTCCAAGTTTTCACATTGCCATTCTCGTCAGTATATTGATATTTAGCTGGACGAGTAGGACGTTTTTGACGTACGGCTTTCGGTGTAGCAGTTTGCTCTGTAATTAAATCTTCAGGCGCAATCCCTTTTTCTTTTAAAAATTGATGTACTTCTGCAAGTGCTTTTAATCTTTCTACTTCTTGCTGTGCAGCTTGTGCGACTTCTTGACGTTTTTCTTCAAGAACTGTTTTCACTTTTTCTAAGATTTCTTCTAAATGTTCTACATTTAGATTTTTTGCAACAGCGCGTAAACTACGAATATTTCTTAATGATTTTAATAAATCACTCATTTTACTTCTCCTAAATCATAATATTAAATTAATAAGAACGCCGATATAATAACGAAAATATTATTCTAGGTAAATAGAGAATGTTATTTAATATTGAATGTGCTTTATTCCCTTTATAAAAGTGCGGTATTATTTTTCCAAATTTTTTGTCTCAATTTCATTTTTTTATAACGCAATCCTTTGCGTCGTATTAAGTGGGAGTTAGTGAAAAAGTGATCGCTTTTTTATGGATAATGCTTGCATTTTTTGTTGCTTATTGTAATCTTTGCGAGATCCTACTTATGTAGAGGAGCAACTATTATAAGTATTTTTTCTGAGTGGATAACGATGAGGAAAAAGGAAAGGAATAGTTGCCGAAATCAATTAAAAGTCGTTTTAATTGGTTGGGAACGTTTTCGAAAGAAACGTTACTGTCATAGTCTTTTTTATCACTATGGAGCGCTACTGGTTAGGTTGGGCAATTGTGCCTGCCTTTTTATTTTAAATTTTTACCTTTCTTTAAAATAGTAAACTTCAGTGGTTCTCCCTTATTCTTAGGTAGAACAATAATGGAACTGTTAGATTATTCCACATCAATTTGGTCGGTTGTCCCGCCCCTGTTAGCCTTATTATTGGCGATTTTTACGCGTAAAGTCATTTTATCTTTAAGCATTGGTATCTTAATTGGCTCGTTAATGTTGGCGGATTTCAACATTACAAACGCAGCCATTTATTTAAAGAATACGGTGCAATCTTTAGTGTATGGTGATGATGGGTGGAATTTTGATACCATCAACATCATTTTATTCTTATTACTATTAGGCATTTTAACCGCACTCTTAACGGTGTCAGGCAGTAACCGTGCTTTTGCTGAATGGGCGCAAAAGCGGATTAAAAATCGTCGAGGTGCAAAATTAATGGCCGCCTCTTTGGTGTTTGTTACCTTTATTGACGATTATTTCCATAGCCTTGCGGTGGGCGCGATTGCTCGTCCTGTTACGGATAAATTTAATGTTTCTCGTGCGAAATTGGCGTATATCTTGGATTCCACTGCTGCGCCAATGTGTGTGATTATGCCTGTTTCCAGTTGGGGGGCTTATATCATTACCTTAATTTCTGGCTTGTTGGCGACCTATGCGATTACTGATTACACCCCAATTGGTGCATTTATGGCAATGAGCGCGATGAATTTCTATGCGATTTTCTCCATTTTAATGGTGTTCTTTGTTGCGTATTTTTCCTTTGATATTGGCTCAATGGCAAGGCACGAAAAGCTCGCTCTTGAGAGAGTAGAAGAAGAGCAAGATGAGCAAGTAGGGGTAAAAGGCCACGTTCGTAACTTGATCTTACCAATTATTACGTTAATTGGCGCAACAGTATTTATGATGTTGCACACAGGAAATGAAGCCCTTGCCGCAGAAGGAAAACCGTTTTCCTTGTTAGGAGCGTTTGAAAATACCACCGTAGGAATTTCTCTTGTGGTTGGCGGCTGTGCTTCGGTCATTATTGCGACGCTTTGCATTTTGATTGATCGCCAAGTGAGTGTTGCGGAATACGCAAAATCTTGGGTCGTTGGGGTGAAATCAATGCTTGGTGCGATTTTAATTTTATTCTTCGCTTGGACAATCAACAATGTTGTTGGCGATATGAAAACGGGGACCTATTTATCTAGCCTTGTTTCGGGTAACTTACCTGTGGCAGTGTTGCCCGCATTATTATTCATATTAGGTTCTGTAATGGCATTTTCAACGGGAACAAGTTGGGGAACATTCGGAATTATGTTGCCAATTGCTGCCGCGATTGCTGCAAATGCAGCGCCAGAATTAATGTTGCCTTGCCTTTCAGCCGTAATGGCTGGTGCAGTCTGCGGTGATCACTGTTCGCCTGTTTCGGATACCACAATTTTGTCTTCCACTGGGGCAAAATGTAACCATATGGATCACGTTACGACGCAGTTACCTTATGCTTTAACCTTAGCCGCTGCAACCATTGTGGGCTATCTTGTGGTGGGTTACACCGCATCAGGGATCTTTGGCTTTATTGCGACAGCAATCACCTTAGTGGCATTAATCTTCTTGTTTAAAAGACGTTAAAATGTGATCTTGATCACAAAATAAGAAATAAAATTTTATTTTGTCTATTTTATAAAATGCGGCATATTGTCGCATTTTTTTATTTTTTATTGGGTTTTATTTTATAAAATGTTGTAATTTTGGAATTTTTGGCGTTTTATTCTTCTCTGTTTCTGCTTATCCACTAAAATCTTGCTAGACAAGCTAGCCTCAATCCGTTACAAATAATCATCGTTAATGAAAAACAGAAGTGCGGTGGAAATTCCGTAAATTTTTGCGAGGTAACAATGAAGAAATTATCAGGTGCGGAAATGGTTGTGCAATCCTTGCGTGATCAGGGCGTAAAATTTGTGTTTGGCTACCCCGGTGGCTCGGTGTTAGATATTTATGATGCCATTCACACTCTAGGTGGCATTGAGCATATTTTGGTTCGTCACGAACAAGCCGCGGTACATATGGCAGACGGCTATGCACGTTCCACAGGGGAAGTGGGGTGCGTGTTAGTAACATCAGGCCCGGGCGCAACCAATGCGATTACGGGCATTGCAACCGCGTATATGGATTCAGTGCCTTTGGTGGTGATCTCAGGACAAGTGATGTCAGGTTTGATCGGGAGTGATGCTTTCCAAGAATGCGATATGGTTGGGATCTCGCGTCCTGTGGTGAAACATAGTTTTTTAGTTAAACGTGCAGAAGATTTGCCTGAAATTATTAAAAAAGCCTTTTATATTGCTTCCACCGGTCGCCCCGGTCCTGTGGTGATTGATTTACCGAAAGATGTGGTAAACCCTGCAAATAAATATACTTATACTTATCCGCAAGAAATTCACTTGCGTTCTTATAATCCTACGGTACAAGGGCATAAAGGGCAGATTAAAAAAGCCTTGAAAGCCTTACTCGTTGCAAAAAAACCAGTGCTTTTCCTTGGTGGCGGGGCGATCACCGCAAATTGCAGTGAACAAATTACTCAATTTGCTAAACAGTTGAATTTGCCGGTTACCTCCTCTTTAATGGGATTAGGCGCATTTCCAAGTACAGATAAACAATACTTAGGTATGCTAGGAATGCACGGTACATACGAAGCGAATAATGCGATGCATCACAGTGATTTGATTTTCGCGATTGGCGTACGTTTTGATGACCGTACCACCAATAATCTGGCGAAATATTGCCCGAATGCAAAAGTTGTGCATATTGACATTGATCCAACGTCTATTTCTAAAAATGTTCCCGCCGCGATTCCCATTGTAGGCAGTGCAGAAAATGTATTACAAGAAATATTAGCCTTATTGGAAGAAGATAATTTAGCGAAATCTCAAGCCGATCTAACTGATTGGTGGAAACAAATTGATGAGTGGAAAGCAGTGAAGTGCTTAGATTTTGATCGTCATAGTGGCGTGATTAAACCACAGCAAGTGATTGAAACCGTCTATCGCTTAACTAAGGGGGGGGCTTATGTGGCGTCTGATGTGGGACAACACCAAATGTTTGCCGCCCTGCATTATCCTTTTGATGAACCTCGTCATTGGATCAACTCTGGTGGGCTTGGCACAATGGGCTTTGGCTTACCTGCGGCATTAGGCGTGAAATTGGCTCATCCAGAAGCAACGGTGGTTTGCGTAACCGGAGATGGCAGTATTCAAATGAATATTCAAGAGCTTTCCACCGCACAACAATATGGCATTCCGGTGGTAATTATTAGCCTAAACAATCGCTTTTTAGGTATGGTGAAACAATGGCAAGATTTAATTTATTCAGGTCGCCATTCACAATCTTATATGAACTCGTTGCCTGATTTCGTGAAGTTGGCAGAATCTTACGGACACGTCGGTATCCAAATTGATCAGCCAGAGGAATTGGAAGAGAAATTGACACAAGCCTTTGCCATTAAAGATAAATTAGTGTTTGTTGATATTAAAGTCGATGAAACCGAACACGTTTATCCAATGCAAGTGCGTGGTGGCGCAATGAACGAAATGATTTTAACCAAACCGGAGAAAGCCTAATGCGTAGAATTTTATCAGTATTATTAGAAAATGAATCAGGGGCGTTATCCCGCGTGGTTGGCTTGTTTTCTCAACGAGCCTTTAATATTGAAAGTTTGACGGTTGCACCTACTGATGATCCCACCCTTTCTCGTATGACCATTGAGGCTTACGGCGATGAGCAAGTGCTGGAGCAAATTGAAAAGCAACTGCATAAATTGGTGGACGTGTTTAAAGTGATAAGCCTAAGTGATTGCGAACACGTTGAGCGTGAAGTAATGTTGGTGAAAGTGCGTGCGCAAGGCAGTTCCCGTGATGAGTTAAAACGTTTAGCGGAAATCTTCCGTGGACAAATTGTGGACGTTACCACCAAATCTTACACCATTCAACTTGTGGGAACGAAAGATAAACTTGATGCTTTCGTGAAAGCATTAAAAGAAGAAAGTGCATTGATTGAAATTGTTCGCTCAGGGTTGATTAGCCTGTCTCGTGGCGAGAAAAATTGCTTATAGGAAATCTAGTAAAAAACAACAAAAAGAAAGTGCGGTGGTTTTTTCCGCACTTTTTTGATCAATTCTCTTTACCTATCATTAACAATTCAACCCTGTGCTTTCAGCCACTTTTTCGACCACTTGGCGTAAAGCATTGGCACATTGGTGAAGTTGCTCAAGTTCATTGGCAGGAAGTTTGTATTTCAAAATGTGTTCTACGCCGTTATTACTAATAACCATCGGCACATTGATCACCACATCCTGTAAACCGTATTCACCATTGAGCATTGTGCCAACGGGCAACACAGAATATTCATTAATACTAATCGCTCGAATAATACGGAACACGCTAGCAGCAATGGCGTGGTTGGTGTTGAGTTTTAAACTGAATACCTCCAAACCAATGGCTTTGGTTGCGTTGAGCAGTTCTTGAGGATCGAGCATTGGCACATCATTTTGCTGACAAAAATCATCAATTTTTTGCCCTGCAATATTCACGATACTCCAAGGAATAAAACTATTTGCACCGTGTTCCCCCATTACATAACCGAACACGTTTTTCGGATCGATTTTGACTTTATCAGCAATAATTTTCATCATTCGCGCCGTATCCACTACACAACCAGCACTAATCACACGGTGTGCGGGGAAGTTGGTGTTACGAATAATAAAATGGGTCAGAATATCACAGGGATTGGTCACCACAATGAGAATCGCGTTTGGGGTATAGTGTTCTAATTGGCGGGCAATATCCACGGCGATTTTGGCATTAATATGACCGATTTCTAAGCGATCTTGTCCCACTTTAATTTGCGCACCCGCCGTGATCACCACCACGTCGCTATCACGCGTGTCTTCATATTCTCCCGCAATAATTTTGGTATTTTTAGCGAAAGTTAACGCACTGGTATGGCTGAAATCCAATTGTTCGCCACGGGTACGTTCTTTATTCAGGTCGACCAAGACCACTTCTTGGCATTCACCCATTGTAAGAAGATAATTACAAATGCCTACGCCCACTGCGCCTGCGCCAATAATTGAAACTTTCATTGTGTTTTCCTGTATTTATTATGTGTTAGGTTGTTTTCAAAAAGGCGTTAATCTTACTTTATCTCTTTCTCTTGCTCAATGGTTGAATAAAAAGTGCGGTATTATTTTTGCCAATTTTTTGCGATTTCGCTTAAAAAATTAACAAATGTTCGCACTGTTGGCGCAAGCCCGCGATTTTTGTAATAAATTGCATATAAAGGCGCTGATTCGAGTTGCCAATCAGGTAATAACTTTTGCCAATTGGGTTGAATTAAATTGGGCAATTCAGGCAATAGGGCAATACCGTAGTCATCTTCCACTAATTGGGCTAATACCGCCGCATCATTGGCTTGCAAAGCTTTTTTCAGTTGTATCAATTCCCGTTGATTGCCTTGCTTGAACAGCCAATTTTTGCCATCACTTTTATGCAGCAGGCGATGGCTTTTCAATTCTTGTGGTGTTTGTGGGACGCCATTTTTACTTAAATAATTTGGCGAGGCATAAATTCCAGAAGAAATATCAAAAAGATGCTTTGCTACCACGTCATCAAGGTCAAGATCCCCAATGCGTAAGGCAATATCCACCCCTTCTTGCAATAAATTAGCACGGCGATTTTCCATTGTAATGTTTAGCTCAACATCAGAGTGTTGCTGTAAATAGTGCGATAAATGTGGGGTGAGCCAATAACGTAAAATCTCACTGGAAACCGAAATGCGTAGTAAACCACGAGGCGTGGCTAAACAATTTGCCACAGAATTTACCGCACTTTCGGCAGCTTCCACAGCGAGTAAGGCGTGTTGGTAAAAATGTTCACCAAGATCATTTAATCGTACCCCATTGCGATTGCGATCAAGCAGCTTGCTACCGAGCTGATTTTCTAACTCCGTCAAACGACGGCTTAAACGCGATTTTGGCACACTTAATTGTTCAGCAGCTTGGGTTAAGCTACCAGATTGGATCACGCTCACAAAAAAGCGCATATCATTGAGATCAATTTGTTGCATAAATAGAACCTTGGGTTTTATTTTTGATTATTGTTTGATGTATGGAACAAGTATAAACTACGCCACAAGAAATAAGCAAACATTTAGAGGCTATCGATAACTCACATATAAAATGAACTATCAACAGCTTCTAACAACAAGGAGAAAGAAAATGCGTATTTTAGAATTAGATAGAATTAACGAATTAGCCCGTAAAGCAAAAGTTACCGCACTTTCTGAAGCTGAATTAAATGAGCGTAGTGCGTTACGTCAGCGTTATTTAGCCGCAATCCGTGGACAATTGACCAATATTTTATCTACTGTCAGTGTGGTTGATCCAGAGGGCAATGATGTTACCCCAACTAAATTGCGTGAAGCGCAACGTAATGGAATGCAAGTAGCGACTTATTAATGAACTCACCGCCCTGAATATTCAGGGCATCACAAAAAACAGAATTTATCAAATTTAGGAGAAAAAATTATGCGTACAGTAAATCGAGTTTATACCGCACCACAAAAACACTGGGTTGGCGATGGTTTTTATGTGTCACCATTATTCTCACATAGCCAACAAGACAAAGTCACTAGCCCATTTTTGATGCTAGATTATGCAATGCCAATGGAATTTAAACCTCATAACGGCGCGCCAAGAGGCGTAGGCGCACATCCACACGCAGGATTTGAAACCGTTACGATTGCGTTGCAAGGTGAAGTAGAACACCGCGATAGCGATGGCAATGGTGGCGTGATTGGAGCAGGTGATGTGCAATGGATGACCGCAGGAAATGGCATTGTTCACCAAGAGTTTCATAGCGAAAATTTCAGCCGAACAGGCGGAACTTTTGAAATGTTACAACTTTGGGTAAATTTGCCAGCGAAAGATAAAAATGCCCCAGCAGGCTATCAAAGCATTAAAGCGGCAGATATTCCAGCTTATCACTTTGCCGATAATGCGGGTACAGCACGCATTATTGCAGGGGAGCTGGATGGCGTAAAAGGGCCTGCCCGTACCTTTACCGAGTTAAATATGTGGGAAATGGATATTAATGCGAACCACAGCGTAACCATTAACGTACCAGAAAGCCACCATTTAATGCTGGTAGCATTGCGTGGAACGGCACTGATTAATGATAGCGATCGTGCTGCACCAACCGAATTGGTGATTTTCAATCACGAAAGCGGTGAAGTCAAAATCACCGCAGGTGAGGAAAACGTCAAAATGGTTTTACTCAGTGGCGTACCAATTAATGAACCAATTGCCGCCTATGGCCCGTTTGTAATGAACACCCGCGAAGAATTAATCGAAAAATTCAACGCGTTTAACAAAGGCGAGTTTGGTAATATTCATTAATCCTCAATCACTGAATAAGTGCGGTGGTTTTAAGAGAAATTTCTCTAAAAACCACCGCACTTTTTATTTTGATTCAGAATGAATTTGATTGTGGAGTGAGTAAAATTTCTTTATGATGTGTTACAAAGTAACACGAACAAAGGAAAATATGATGCAAGGTAGATTAAGACAACAAGGTGGGGCGATTATTTTAACGGTACCCAATTCAATTGCTGTTCAAATGGGCTGGCAAGCGGGCAATGTGTTAAATATTGAAACAAAAAATGAAACCGTCGTGTTAAGTGCTGTTAAGCGTCAGCCTAAAGGGCGAAAAAATCTTACTCAGTTGTTAGAAGGCATTGATAGTGAAGAAATAACAGCGTTAAACAAGGATGTCGCAGAAATAATGGAAAGCTCAGCACAAGGTAAAGAAGTATGGTAATGCGCGTGCCAAAAAAGGGAGAAATTTGGTATGTTGATCCCGATCCTAGCTTAGGGCGAGAACTACGCAAGCCTCATTATTTTATTGTAATTTCGGAGCAAGTATTAAATAAAGCGCTAGGTGTGGCAATTTGTTGCCCTATCTCTAGTGGTGGAAAGGCGGCTCGTTCGCAAAGTGTTACCGTAGTATTAGATGGTGCGAGTACTAAATCAGGAGCGGTAACTGGCGTTATTCTTTGTCACCAAATACATTCTCTTGATTTGAACGCTCGTAATGCAAAATTTGCTACGGTGGCAGAACCTCATTTAATAGACGAAGTAGTAATGAAATTAGTTGATCTTATTGATCCTCAATAAAATGAGTTATGTATAAAAGTGCGGTGGTTTTAAGAGAAATTTCTCTAAAAACCACCGCACTTTTTTATTTCAATTTATTTCAATGCCAAAATGTTCACTTGATCATTCACGCGAATAACGCCGGTATTTAATGGAATTAAATTAATGCCGAAAAGTGGTGCGCCTTGTTCGTTGCGGTTGAGTTTTTTCAGCGTGCGGAAAGGTTCCATTTTTGGATCTGTTTGGTTGGTAATTGGGTTGCGTGTGGTAAGCACACAGCGTTCGCAAGGTTTACTGTGTAAGAATTTGACTTCACCAATTTGAATTTCAGCCCATTGTTGTTCTTCAAAGGGGATGATGCCATCAATGATTACATTTGGGCGGAATTGAAGGGGTAAAATTGGGCTTGGGCAAGCTTGTTGTAAGGCATTAAATGAGGCGGTAGTCGTGAGTAAAAGTGGGTAGCCGTCTGCAAAAGAGAGCGGTTGATCGGGGTAGCGTTTGATTGTGCGTTGCGTGTGTTCGCCTGTCCAGCGCAGTTGCACAGCACGACCGATTTTTTCGCTAAACCATTGATTAATTTCTTGTGGTGCAAGTAACGAGTTAAATTCATTCCCCCACACTTCACAGGCTTGGCTTTGTTGAAAATCCGTATATTGAACTTGAATTGCTGAACCGTCTTTATGCTGAATATATAAGCCAAGCGGTGTCGGCAACGCGTGGAAATGATAAAGTTCCG includes the following:
- a CDS encoding pirin family protein; its protein translation is MRTVNRVYTAPQKHWVGDGFYVSPLFSHSQQDKVTSPFLMLDYAMPMEFKPHNGAPRGVGAHPHAGFETVTIALQGEVEHRDSDGNGGVIGAGDVQWMTAGNGIVHQEFHSENFSRTGGTFEMLQLWVNLPAKDKNAPAGYQSIKAADIPAYHFADNAGTARIIAGELDGVKGPARTFTELNMWEMDINANHSVTINVPESHHLMLVALRGTALINDSDRAAPTELVIFNHESGEVKITAGEENVKMVLLSGVPINEPIAAYGPFVMNTREELIEKFNAFNKGEFGNIH
- a CDS encoding AbrB/MazE/SpoVT family DNA-binding domain-containing protein, translated to MMQGRLRQQGGAIILTVPNSIAVQMGWQAGNVLNIETKNETVVLSAVKRQPKGRKNLTQLLEGIDSEEITALNKDVAEIMESSAQGKEVW
- a CDS encoding type II toxin-antitoxin system PemK/MazF family toxin is translated as MRVPKKGEIWYVDPDPSLGRELRKPHYFIVISEQVLNKALGVAICCPISSGGKAARSQSVTVVLDGASTKSGAVTGVILCHQIHSLDLNARNAKFATVAEPHLIDEVVMKLVDLIDPQ
- a CDS encoding MOSC domain-containing protein → MKLQHIYLYPIKSTQSYEVAQAVVQPQGLNFDRTFMLTELDGTFITARKEAELYHFHALPTPLGLYIQHKDGSAIQVQYTDFQQSQACEVWGNEFNSLLAPQEINQWFSEKIGRAVQLRWTGEHTQRTIKRYPDQPLSFADGYPLLLTTTASFNALQQACPSPILPLQFRPNVIIDGIIPFEEQQWAEIQIGEVKFLHSKPCERCVLTTRNPITNQTDPKMEPFRTLKKLNRNEQGAPLFGINLIPLNTGVIRVNDQVNILALK